A genomic region of Alicyclobacillus sp. SO9 contains the following coding sequences:
- a CDS encoding peptide ABC transporter substrate-binding protein has product MNTKKLISVGGAVSALAMLTTACGTASHKGTSNGSQSAGSSSQVVKMDLMTEPPTLNPAKAVDTTSGWVMDQVMEGLTYAGKNNKPQPGIAKSWKVSDGGKVYTFHLRNAKWSNGDAVTAGDFAYALKHVLNPKTGAQFASYLYYIKGAKAYNTGKGSVKNVGIQAVDAHTLKITLANPTPFFLSLTTFWPYFPVDQKVAQKNPNWYTQASTYVSDGPFKLASWQHQQKLVLEKNNDYWNKSTVHLSKIDAVIVNDNNTQYQMYRSGQLTMDTSLPLDVVPKLIKDKKAKVYPFTGTYFLEINTKKAPFNNVNIRKAFGLSINRTSMTKDVLQGGQIPAYGAVPPGIPGNNGQFRKNGGNLFKENVAEAKKLLAKGLQQEGLKKLPPVTFDYNTSGSNKKIAEALQQMWSKNLGVKVNLRNEEWKVYLNKLKNGNYQFGRMGWIDVYADPSATLDLFKANFGSNYTGWKNQQYTKLVQEAESTTNKTQRFKEMHQAEKILIQQMPMIPIYFYTNVFAISNKLQGYVVHPNWEFPDLRSASIK; this is encoded by the coding sequence GTGAATACGAAAAAACTAATCTCTGTTGGAGGGGCAGTCAGTGCACTGGCCATGCTCACTACTGCCTGTGGCACTGCGTCACACAAAGGGACTTCGAATGGCAGTCAGAGTGCTGGAAGCAGCAGTCAAGTCGTCAAGATGGACCTGATGACAGAACCGCCTACTTTGAATCCAGCCAAGGCGGTTGATACAACTTCAGGGTGGGTTATGGACCAAGTCATGGAGGGCTTGACTTACGCAGGCAAGAACAACAAACCGCAGCCTGGAATTGCAAAGTCATGGAAGGTTAGCGACGGTGGTAAGGTCTACACATTTCATCTGAGAAATGCAAAGTGGTCTAATGGGGATGCGGTGACAGCAGGAGACTTCGCGTATGCTTTAAAGCATGTGCTGAATCCCAAAACAGGGGCTCAGTTTGCAAGCTATCTCTACTATATAAAAGGAGCAAAGGCCTACAATACAGGTAAAGGCAGCGTTAAAAATGTGGGTATACAAGCTGTAGACGCCCATACTCTTAAAATCACATTAGCCAATCCGACTCCTTTCTTTCTAAGCTTAACCACTTTTTGGCCATATTTCCCGGTTGACCAAAAGGTAGCTCAAAAGAACCCGAACTGGTATACCCAAGCCAGTACTTATGTCAGTGACGGACCGTTTAAACTTGCGTCGTGGCAGCATCAACAGAAACTGGTGTTGGAGAAAAACAATGATTACTGGAACAAAAGTACTGTACATTTGAGCAAAATAGATGCTGTTATTGTCAATGATAACAACACCCAGTATCAAATGTACCGCAGCGGTCAGTTAACGATGGACACATCTCTTCCCCTTGATGTCGTACCAAAACTCATCAAGGACAAAAAAGCCAAAGTCTATCCATTCACTGGGACGTACTTCCTTGAAATTAACACAAAGAAAGCGCCGTTTAATAATGTCAACATTCGAAAGGCGTTTGGCCTGTCAATCAACCGGACATCCATGACAAAGGATGTATTGCAAGGTGGGCAGATTCCCGCATATGGGGCTGTTCCACCAGGGATTCCAGGGAACAACGGCCAGTTTAGAAAAAATGGAGGAAATCTCTTTAAGGAGAATGTTGCAGAGGCCAAGAAACTTCTTGCTAAAGGTTTGCAGCAGGAAGGTCTCAAGAAACTTCCGCCGGTCACATTTGATTACAATACCAGCGGATCAAACAAGAAAATTGCTGAAGCATTGCAACAAATGTGGTCCAAAAACCTTGGCGTTAAAGTGAATCTTCGCAATGAAGAGTGGAAAGTCTATTTAAATAAACTGAAAAACGGGAACTATCAGTTTGGCCGTATGGGCTGGATCGATGTCTATGCAGACCCGTCGGCAACGTTAGACTTGTTCAAGGCGAACTTCGGAAGCAACTATACTGGATGGAAGAACCAACAGTATACGAAACTCGTTCAAGAAGCGGAATCCACTACAAATAAGACACAGCGTTTTAAAGAGATGCATCAGGCTGAGAAGATTCTAATTCAGCAAATGCCGATGATCCCAATCTACTTCTATACTAATGTTTTTGCTATCAGCAATAAGTTGCAGGGCTATGTAGTACATCCTAACTGGGAGTTTCCTGATTTGCGTTCTGCGAGCATTAAGTAA